ATTTGCATAATGGTAATGAGTGATGCGTCGAGGTAGTCCGATTCGGGTTCTTTGGTATACAGGATTTCGACGGGGTATGTTCGTCCAGGAATAGTGAAGATGGGACATTTGAAGAAGTATTCAGAGAACTTTTCGGCGTTGAGTGTCGCAGAAGTAACGATGATCTTCAAGTCTGGTCTTCGTTTCGCACTCTCTACTCTGGGTATCAGTATCCTGGCCAAATTTGTTCACTCAGCAAAACTCACTCTTCAACAAACCAAACAAGACATCGGTCGCGATCGTCCGCTCGTGCGCCTCATCCAGAATCAATACCGAGTACGCAGTCATGTCCGGGTCGATCAAGCATTCACGCTGAAGCATACCATCGGTCATGTACTTGATCCTCGTCTCGGGGCTCGTGCAGTCCTCGAATCGGATCGTATACCCGACTTCCTGGCCAAGTCGACAGCCGACCTCTTCGGCAACACGCTTCGCGACGGACATGGCGGCCACTCGACGTGGTTGGGTACATCCAATTTTTCCATGTTCGGCGAATCCTTCTTCAGCGAGGTACTGGGTCATTTGGGTAGTTTTGCCCGAGCCAGTATCTCCGACTACGATCAGGATTTGGTGCTTTTAAAACGTCAATCTCAGTACTCAAACAGGGAAAAGAAGCAACTTACATCTCTCACGGCCTGGACTAACTTTTCCCGAAGCTTGTAAATAGGCAGACTTTGCCTTTGTTCTGCAATGCTCAAGCTCGTGATTCTACCAAACGTGGTCGCCTTGTTAAACGTCTCGGCTCTCCACTGGGGAACTTCGCCCGCTTTTTGACCCATGATGTTCCCTCGCGTGTCCTGAGCAAAGACCTTGTCGTCGCCCTGAGACATCGGGTCCAGCCAAGGTGTGCTGAAATCTCGAGCCTCCGAGTCGGCCTGCTCGTTAACCTCTTGTTGTCGGAGTTCTCTGCGTTCCTTGGCGAGCGAGACACCGGCGAGCGCGGCACGGTTGAGTGAGCCGTCTGGGGCCTTGACGATTTTGACGGGTGAGAGGTTGAGTGTCATTTTAGTCTGCCCAGCCAGGAAGGATGGTTCTTCTTCTCGAACCTCGACATCGAGTTCCTCTTCGACTTCGGCCTTGGCATGAGGGTTATTGAAGTCTTCGTCCAAGTTGGGGTATTCGCTCGCATCGACCGCTCCCGAAGCGATCAACTGTTTGATCTCCCATCTCTCAGGTGAAGTCAATCGTTTTGCGCTGCGCACAGGTGCTGAATCGTCATAAGTGATGCCGCTCATTCCGCCCATCCCTCGTTGACCCAAAGGCGCAGAGTTTGACCCTGTCAATGCTTCTTGGGCAAGTTCGGCTTCAGACTTGATACGCAAATGAGGGGTGAGATCTTGGCCGGTTTTTTGATCGACATCCTTCATAGACAAACTAGTCCTGGATCCGACAGACATAACTTTGACCTTGACACGCTGGTTCCTGGATAATAAATCGTGCGCCGAATTTACACGGCCGCCTCCAGGTGCCATCATCGACACGTGCACCATCCCTGGTTCAAGTTAGCTTAGCGAAGCTATCAAACATGAAAGCAACACACCTTGAACTCGGCCTTGGACGCCCTCGAGTTGAACAAACGCGCCAAAGTCCTTAATTCCCTGAACCGTGCCGTCGTAGATCTTGTAGAGCACAGGCGCCTCGTCAAATGTTGGGCGGGGTCGGCGCCCACGGTCCTCGTCCCTACCGTAGCCACCCCGTTCATCCCGGTCCCTCCTGTCGTCCCGGTCTCTTCCATAGCCACCTCGTGGTGGGCTATCGACCTCCATATCTCTCCTCGGGCGTTTGCTTGGCGGCTCGGGCTCGATAAAGTCGGCTGCGGTGGGCCTCGATGCTTTTTTCTTTGCCACGCCCTCTAGTTGAGACATCAAATCATCGACCTCCTTGCTTGCAGCATCCTTTCCCCCATCAacttccttgtccttgctATTGTCCTTTCCAAACTCATTCGATGGCTGCCACGGCTGGTCGGGAAGTGATAGTCCAGGGAACATACGGCGCTTGGTGTCTGTCTCATCTACCGGTTGGCCATCCTTCTTCGCCTTTTTCGCCTTTTTACGCTTGTATTTTGGGTGGAGAGAGAGTATAAGTCTGTCCAGATTCTCGATGAACGACTCTGGGAAATCTGCGCCGACGTCCTTGAGTTTTTGTTTAAATGCATCCTGTGTTTTTGACTGTTCGTGTAGGTTGATTATGAACTCTGCGAGTGTCTTGTCGTTGATGCCTATGAACAATAAGCAGGTAGATCCACTAGTAAGGTACAAGTAAACATACCTGCATTATTGAGAATCTCCTTGGCTACAGTCGACGTCAAAGAGAGGAGCTCAAACTGGTAAATGTCATCCATTGCCGGTCGTCGCTCGTGGCAGACCACAAATACCAAGCGCCACGCTTTGCTCAGCCAACCGTCTGACTAAGCACTCCACATCACGACTATTGATCCCAGAGCGGAACTCATTCGATTGATTCGTTACCTCAGGGAAAAATATGCGAATGTGTGCCCCATCCTATAACATGATTCTCACCCCGACCTGTTTACTAGGGCAGTACTCAAGGACTTCAGCCCGAATTATGACC
The Rhizoctonia solani chromosome 8, complete sequence DNA segment above includes these coding regions:
- a CDS encoding Helicase associated domain (HA2) → MDDIYQFELLSLTSTVAKEILNNAGINDKTLAEFIINLHEQSKTQDAFKQKLKDVGADFPESFIENLDRLILSLHPKYKRKKAKKAKKDGQPVDETDTKRRMFPGLSLPDQPWQPSNEFGKDNSKDKEVDGGKDAASKEVDDLMSQLEGVAKKKASRPTAADFIEPEPPSKRPRRDMEVDSPPRGGYGRDRDDRRDRDERGGYGRDEDRGRRPRPTFDEAPVLYKIYDGTVQGIKDFGAFVQLEGVQGRVQGMVHVSMMAPGGGRVNSAHDLLSRNQRVKVKVMSVGSRTSLSMKDVDQKTGQDLTPHLRIKSEAELAQEALTGSNSAPLGQRGMGGMSGITYDDSAPVRSAKRLTSPERWEIKQLIASGAVDASEYPNLDEDFNNPHAKAEVEEELDVEVREEEPSFLAGQTKMTLNLSPVKIVKAPDGSLNRAALAGVSLAKERRELRQQEVNEQADSEARDFSTPWLDPMSQGDDKVFAQDTRGNIMGQKAGEVPQWRAETFNKATTFGRITSLSIAEQRQSLPIYKLREKLVQAVRDHQILIVVGDTGSGKTTQMTQYLAEEGFAEHGKIGCTQPRRVAAMSVAKRVAEEVGCRLGQEVGYTIRFEDCTSPETRIKYMTDGMLQRECLIDPDMTAYSVLILDEAHERTIATDVLFGLLKKSAKRRPDLKIIVTSATLNAEKFSEYFFKCPIFTIPGRTYPVEILYTKEPESDYLDASLITIMQIHLSEPPGDILLFLTGQEEIDTACQILYERMKALGPQVPELIILPVYSALPSEMQSKIFEPAPPGARKVVIATNIAETSITIDGIYYVIDPGFVKQNAYDPRLGMDSLVVTPISQAQANQRAGRAGRTGPGKCYRLYTEVAFRNEMLPSPIPDIQRQNLSHTILMLKAMGINDLINFGFMDPPPAQTLLTALEQLYALSALDDEGLLTRLGRKMADFPMEPPLAKMLITSVDLGCSEEILSIVAMLSVQNVFYRPKEKQAQADSKKAKFHQPEGDHLTLLTVYNGWKASKFSNPWCYENFIQARSMRRAQDVRKQLLGIMDRYKHDIISSGKDYNRVRRAICSGFFRNAAKKDPQEGYKTLVEGTPVYIHPSSALFNRNPEWVIYNELLLTTREYCHTVTAIEPKWLVEVAPQFFKVADANKISKRKKQEKIEPLYNKYEKPDEWRLSKIKRSARSSQTFG